The Canis lupus familiaris isolate Mischka breed German Shepherd chromosome X, alternate assembly UU_Cfam_GSD_1.0, whole genome shotgun sequence genome has a segment encoding these proteins:
- the RTL3 gene encoding LOW QUALITY PROTEIN: retrotransposon Gag-like protein 3 (The sequence of the model RefSeq protein was modified relative to this genomic sequence to represent the inferred CDS: inserted 5 bases in 3 codons; substituted 4 bases at 4 genomic stop codons) codes for MVEDLVASYIVLKLENKILQARVXWLMEETVAPQAQIXELQMPQTAKEVEPLQXPSESQEPQKSLENLDFPKSXKCQKFPEFEKLQNLREPQEVPAWKPPAAQEHQKTPMVQETQRPLEPPAAPESLELPTTHEPQEPSLVCKLSEAWKSPNLPEVKELQRPPVAQEANKPPEIKPPKPPDIQDALALDPLDTQEFLXPSSPQKSLEGLIASLTSAASEFQSPSGLEGEAFPPEYCLDFRGDAHKLSEFLIQLNSYIRVRGHLHHTEAAVVSFVGNCFSGEAGMFLAXLLDIQSALLEQFESFIQVLQDTLXQSGKHVSHCISQLCQWEDPAHQYMTHFHLIVQEQNCDESTLCIQFQEGLSSSISDYLSHNNPSATNLFNLITQCLEEKLSSKTDPNPQGASPSEEGGGPENSIAKNQPVQAERNSPHLSEAEWAHCCESHLCLSCGHPGHFARVCSVKPYHAQQEGNIKTWW; via the exons ATGGTAGAGGACTTAGTAGCTTCCTATATTGTTCTGAAATTGGAGAATAAAATTTTGCAAGCCCGAGTGTAGTGGCTGATGGAAGAAACTGTTGCCCCACAGGCCCAGA TAGAGCTCCAGATGCCCCAAACAGCCAAAGAAGTTGAACCACTTCAGTAACCCTCAGAGTCCCAGGAGCCACAGAAATCCCTAGAAAACCTAGATTTCCCAAAATCCTGAAAGTGCCAAAAATTCCCAGAATTTGAGAAACTCCAAAATCTCAGAGAGCCCCAGGAGGTCCCAGCCTGGAAGCCCCCAGCAGCCCAGGAGCACCAGAAAACACCAATGGTCCAGGAAACCCAGAGGCCCTTGGAACCTCCAGCAGCCCCAGAGTCTCTGGAACTTCCAACAACCCATGAGCCCCAGGAACCTTCACTGGTCTGTAAGCTCTCAGAAGCCTGGAAATCCCCAAATCTCCCAGAAGTCAAGGAACTCCAGAGGCCCCCAGTGGCCCAGGAGGCCAACAAGCCTCCAGAAATTAAGCCCCCAAAGCCCCCAGATATCCAGGATGCCCTG GCCCTGGATCCTTTAGATACCCAGGAGTTCCTATAGCCCTCATCACCCCAGAAGTCCCTGGAAGGCCTAATAGCTTCTTTGACATCAGCAGCTTCAGAGTTCCAGTCCCCCAGTGGGTTAGAAGGGGAAGCTTTTCCCCCGGAATACTGTTTAGACTTCAGGGGAGATGCTCATAAACTTTCTGAGTTCTTGATTCAATTGAATAGTTACATAAGAGTCAGAGGGCACCTGCATCACACTGAAGCAGCTGTAGTGAGCTTTGTTGGCAACTGCTTCTCAGGTGAGGCAGGAATGTTTTTAGC CTTACTAGATATCCAAAGTGCCCTGCTGGAGCAATTTGAAAGTTTCATACAAGTGCTCCAGGATACTTT ACAGTCTGGAAAACATGTCAGTCACTGCATCAGTCAGCTGTGCCAATGGGAGGATCCTGCCCATCAGTATATGACCCACTTCCATCTCATTGTTCAAGAGCAAAACTGTGATGAAAGCACTCTCTGCATCCAATTTCAGGAAGGGCTTTCCAGTTCTATCTCAGACTATCTGTCTCACAATAACCCATCAGCCACCAACCTATTTAATCTGATCACTCAGTGCCTAGAAGAGAAACTAAGTAGTAAGACTGATCCAAACCCACAAGGAGCAAGTCCTTCTGAGGAGGGAGGTGGGCCTGAGAATTCAATAGCTAAAAACCAGCCTGTGCAGGCTGAAAGAAATAGCCCACATCTCAGTGAAGCTGAATGGGCCCACTGTTGTGAAAGTCACTTGTGCCTCTCCTGTGGTCATCCTGGTCATTTTGCCAGAGTTTGTTCTGTCAAGCCTTATCATGCACAGCAGGAAGGAAACATCAAGACCTGGTGGTAA